The Pyxidicoccus sp. MSG2 DNA segment GACCCGCTGGTGCGCCCCTTCACGCTCACCGCGGACGAGCGCGCCGACCTGGTGGCCTTCCTGGAAAGCCTCACGGACACCGCCTTCACCCAGGACGCGCGCTTCTCCAATCCCTGGCGGTAGTCCGGGGCACGACGCTGGCCCCGCCTTTCGGGCTGGGGCCGCGTCCACCCACCGGGACACACAGGACACTCCGCGAATATTCAGCACTCCCTGTCTTTCCTGTGGCCGATTCGCGGACCTAAGGGTCCGCCCCCATTTCATCTGCTTTTTGACTGTGTATACTCGTCAAAAGTTACGCTGATGATGGAACGTTCGAGGGCGAAGGAGTGCCCTGGGGTTGTCCGGACTCCCCACTGTCAGCGTGGCCCTCCCGCGGAAGGCACTCCCCCAGGATGCCGTCAGCGGGGGTTCCCCCTGACGTAGTACGGCGGAGTCAAATCCATGTCCAAGCCGTGGCCTCGGTGGCCTCTGCTCCTCGCCGGTCTGTTCACGGCGAGCTCATCCCTCGCGGCTGAGAAACTCACTCCCGCTGCCCAGCCCATGCTGGCGCAGCTCAAGGCCCAGGAGCCGGCCCGTGTTGCGCAATCCCTGGCAAGCCTGAAGGCCCAGGGCCAGAAGCTCGGGCTGGGCTCGCGGGACGACTTCACGCTGTCCAGCTCCAGCACGGACAGCTTCGGTCAGACGCACGCGCGCTTTGCGCAGACGTACCAGGGCGTACCCGTGTGGGGCGCCATGGCCATCACCCACCAGGGGCTGTCCGCCGGGGACATCAGCATCACCTCCGACGGCCTGCGCAAGGGCATCCGCCTGGATGTGACGCCCACGCTGGACGCGAAGTCCGCGCTGACGAAGGCCACCCAGGAGCTGGCGCCCAAGGGCGAGTTCAGCATCACTCCGGATAGCGAGCTCATCGTCTATCCCCAGACGCGGCTGGTGAACCGCTACCCCGGCAAGCCGGCCGCGAAGCAGAACGCGGCGGACTTCACCACGGAAGTCGTCGCCTACAAGCTCGCGTACCACGTGCACACCGAGCTGGAGAACCCGAAGGACGGCGTCAAGCACACGGACTTCATCGTCGACGCGCACTCGGGCGAGGTGCTGAAGAAGTGGAACTCGCTCCAGACGGCCGCCGCCAAGGGCCTCGGCCACTCGCAGTACAGCGGTGACGTCCAGCTGGACGTCTTCCAGAACGCCCAGGGCGCCTTCGAGCTGCGCGACGTCACGCGCACCGGCGGCGAGGGCATCCGGACCTACGACATCAACCACGCCGCCGTGCAGAACGGCGTGGTTCCCACGCTGACCCTCTACACGGACCCCGACAACGTCTGGGGCGACGGGCTGAACTACATCGTCGGCGCCAACAACACGCTGAGCACCAACGGCCAGACGGCCGCCGTCGACGCGCACTTCGGCCTGCTGGCGACGTGGGACTTCTACAAGAAGATTTTCGGCCGCAACGGCATCGACGGCTTCGGCTCGCCCACCTACAACCGGGTGCACGCCAGCAACGCCTACGACAACGCCTTCTGGAGCGACGGCTGCTTCTGCATGAGCTACGGCGACGGCTCGTACCCGGCCGCTGGCGGCTTCAAGTCCATGGGCGTGCTCGACGTGACGGGCCACGAGATGAGCCACGGCGTCACCTCGCACACGGCCGGCCTCATCTACGAGGGCGAGTCTGGCGGCCTCAACGAGTCCAGCTCGGACATCTTCGGCACCATGACGGAGTTCTGGGTGGCCAACGGTCGCGGCAGCACCATTGGTGACACCGGCGGCAACTGGCTCATGGCCGAGCAGCTCAGCGAGTTCCCGCTGCGCGTCATGTTCCGCCCGTCGCTGGACGGCCTGAGCGTGGACGCCTGGTTCCCCGGCATCGGCAACATCGACGTGCACTTCAGCAGCGGCCCGATGAACCGCGCCTACTACTTCCTGTCCCAGGGCGTGCAGCCGCTGGTGGTCGGCACCGACTACTCCAGCACCTACCTGCCCGCGGGCATGAGGGGCATCGGCAACGACAAGGCGGCGGCCATCTGGTACCGCGCGCTCACCGTCTACATGTTCCCGTCGTCCAACTACCTGTCGGCCCGCACCAGCAGCCTCCAGGCCGCGGCGGACCTCTTCGGCGCCCAGTCCAACGAGTACCGCGCGGTGCAGAACGCCTTCGCGGCCATCAACGTGGGCTACACCGCCGAGACGTACGATGACCGCACGGCCCCCACCGTCGTCGCGAGCGTCTCCGGCAGCTCTCCCAACCTCCAGCTGCGCGCGCAGGCCGACGACAACGTCGGCGTGGCCCGCGTGGAGCTCTACGTCGACGGCGCCCTGGCGGGGAACGTCTCCGCCCAGCCGTACCAGTTCCCGCTGGACGCCACCTCGCTGTCCAACGGCGCGCACCAGCTGGTGGCGGTGGCCTACGACGCGGCCGGCAACTACGCCGCGTCCGCCCCGGCGAGCTTCACCGTCGCCAACAGCTTCGAGCAGCTGCTCACCGACCCGGGCTTCGAGCTCGCCGGTCAGGGCTGGACGGCGGACCCGCCGGAGAACATCAACTTCCCCGCGGCGGGCGGACACTCCGGCCAGGGCTACGTGTGGCTCAACGGCTGGGGCACGACGCACGTCGACAAGCTGTGGCAGGACGTCACCATTCCCGCCGGCGTCACCAGGGCCGCGCTGACCTTCTACCTCAACCTCTCCACCGCCGAGACGACGACCACCGCCGTCCGCGACACGCTGACGCTGCAGGTGCGCAACACCTCGGGCACGGTGCTGGGGACGGTGGCGACGTGGTCCAACCTGGACGCGAACCTGGGCTGGACGCAGCAGAGCGTGGACCTGACGGCCTACGCGGGCCAGACGGTGCGCATCTACGTGGAGGGCAACGAGAACGCCTCGCTCGCCACCAACTTCCAGCTGGATGACTTCTCGCTGCGCGTCACGCACGCCGCGGACGCGGAGACGCCCCGGGTGGCGGCCAACGTGGTCTTCTCCGGCACGCGCGTGGGCTACCTCGCGGATGTGTCCGACAACGGCTTCGTCAACGCGGTGGAGTTCCTCGTCGACGGCGTGTCCCTGGGCAACTCGGTCAAGTCGTTCTCCCGCACCGTCAACCTCTCCACGCTGACCGGCGGCGCGCACACGCTCGTCGCCCGGGCCACGGACGCGGGCGGCAACGTGGGGAACTCTCCCGCGGTGACGTTCTACGTGGACACCACCGCCACCCAGCGCGTGCTCAACCCCAGCTTCGAGACCTCCGCGAGCTGGACGACTGCGACGACGGTGTCGGGCTCGACGGGCATCTTCAGCAGCGCGTCCTTCGCGCACACGGGCAGCCGCTTCTACATCTTCTGGACCTCGGGTCCGGTGCGGCACTCCGTCCGTCAGTCCGTCGCCATTCCGGCGACCGCGACCTCGGCCATCTTCAGCTTCTGGCTGCGCATCTACAACGGCGGGTTCACCGACGCCCTGCCCCACCACACCTTCAGCGCGAAGGTGCGGGACTCCGCCGGCACCGAGCTGGCGACGCTGAAGACGCTCTCCCAGGCGGATGACACCAACGCGGAGTACTTCCAGCACCGCTTCGACCTGACGCAGTACAAGGGCCAGACGGTGCAGTTGTTCTTCGACGTGGACCAGACGGAGGCCATGCATGACCCGGACGGCGACGTCCAGTTCTTCCTGGACGACGTCAACCTCGTCACCTCCACCCAGGCGGACGTCCAGAGCCCCACGCTCTCCGCGGCGGTCGAGGGCAGCTACGGGACGGTGCAGCTGACGGCCTCCGTGAGCGACAACGTCTGGACGAACTCCCTCGAGTTCCTGGTGGATGACGCCCCGGTGACCTCGTTCACGAACGTCCAGGGCATCTACGCGGCGGCGTTCGACACGTCCACGCTGACCAACGGCCCGCACCAGTTCAAGGCGAGGGCCACGGACAAGGCGGGCAACGTGACGGAGCGCGTGGTGAGCTTCGAGGTGCACAACTCCACCGTCGAGGACACGGGCGCGCCGCACATCACCGCCAGCCTGGAGGGCATGTTCGAGAACTACACCCTGCGGGCCGAGGCCACCGACGACACGGGCGTTGCGTACGTGGAGTTCTACGTGGACGGCGCTCTCAAGGGGAAGACCTCGTACGAGCCGTACACGCTGCCGCTGTTCCCGATTCCGCTGGCGGCGGGTGAGCACGTCCTGGAGGCGGTGGCGTACGACGCGTACGGCAAGTCCTCCAAGGCGACCACCACCTTCACGCTCCAGCCGGTGACGGTGGAGTTCGCGGTGGCGCAGGTCGTGCTGCCGGTGGGCGGCTCCGTCGCCCTGCAGGCGAGCGTGGCGAACGCGGTGAACACGGCGGTGACCTGGTCCGTGGCGGAGGGCCGCATCTGCGGCACCGTCAGCGCGGCCGGCCTCTACGCCGCGCCGGTGGTCCGTGGCCTCTGCCACGTGTCCGCGGCGAGCGTCGTGGTACCGACGGCGAAGGCCGTGGCGGCCATCCAGGTCTACACGGGCGACATCAATGGCGACAGCGTCGTGGACGGAGAGGACATGGGCCTGCTCGCGCAGGACTACGGCACCAACGGTTCCGAGGAGACGAACCTCGACGGTGCCGGCTCCGTGAACGACAACGACATCACCCTCTTCGTCAGCCAGTTCGGACGGTAATCCCCATGAAAACGTGGATGAAGCTCATTGTTCCGCTCCTGATTGGAGCGCTGGCTGCCTGCACCGACCCCGACTCGGGGCCGGTGACGGTGACCCCGAAGAGCGTGACGGTGAAGGCCGGCGAGAAGACGACCTTCAGCGCCGCGGTACAGGATGCGGAGGACCCGCGCGTCCTCTGGTCCGTGGAGGGAGGCGACTCCCACGGCACCATCACCAGCACGGGCGTCTACACCGCGCCCGCGGAGGCCGGCACGTACACCGTGGTGGCCACCAACGCGGTGGACACCTCGAAGACGGACACGGCCACCGTCAAGGTGGAGGCCGTCCAGACTCCGACGGTCATCGTGAAGGTCACCCCGGGGACGGTGTCCATCGGTCAGGGCACCACCACCCAGCTCACGGCGGAAGTGTCCGGCTCCTCCATCACGGCCGTGCAGTGGTCCGTGGAGGGTGGTGACACCAACGGCCTCGTCAGCAGCACGGGCGTGTACCTGGCGCCGCACAAGTCCGGCACGTTCACCGTGACGGCCACCAGCGTCGCGGACCCGTCGAAGAAGGCCTCCGCCGCAGTGACGGTGGAGCCGGTCGTCGTCGAGGAGGTGGTGGTTGCGGTCTCCCCCGCGACGGCCACCACGACCTGGGGCGGCTCCGTCTCCCTGACGGCCGAAGTCACGGGCACCAACAACCTCACGGTGCTGTGGTCCGTGGAGGGTGGTGACGCCAACGGCTTCGTGAGCAGCACGGGCGTGTACCGTGCCCCGAACAAGTCCGGCACGTTCACCGTGACGGCCACCAGCGTGGCGGACCCGTCGAAGAAGGCCTCTGCCGCCGTGACGGTGAACCCGGTCGTCGTCGAGGACGTGGTGGTGGCGGTCTCCCCGAAGACGGCCACCGTGGCTCAGGATGGCTCCGCCAGCCTGTCCGCACAGGTCACCGGCACCAACCTCACCGCGGTGCAGTGGGCGGTGGTGGGCGGTGACGAGAACGGCACCGTCAGCAGCACGGGCACGTACCGGGCGCCGCGCCGCGCGGGCACGTTCACCGTGACGGCCACCAGCGTGGCGGACGCGTCCAAGTCGGACTCGGCCACCATCACCGTGGAGCCGATTGTCGTCCCGGACGTCGTCGTGACTGTCTCTCCGAAGACGGCCACCGTGTCCGCGAACGGCTCCGTCAGCCTGTCCGCACAGGTCACCGGCGCCAGCGTCACGGCGGTGCAGTGGGCGGTGGTGGGCGGTGACGCCAACGGCACCGTCAGCAGCACGGGCACGTACCGCGCGCCGAACCAGGCGGGTACGTACACCGTGACGGCCACCAGCGTGGCGGACGCGTCCAAGTCGGACTCGGCCACCATCACCGTGGAGCCGATTGTCGTCCCGGGCGTCGCCGTGACTGTCTCTCCGAAGACGGCCACCGTGTCCGCGAACGGCTCCGTCAGCCTGTCCGCCGAGGTCACCGGCACCAGCGTCACGGCGGTGCAGTGGGCGGTGGTGGGCGGTGACGCCAACGGCACCGTCAGCAGCACGGGCACGTACCGCGCGCCGAACCGGGCGGGTACGTTCACCGTGACGGCCACCAGCGTGGCGGACGCGTCCAAGTCGGACTCGGCCACCATCACCGTGGAGCCGATTGTCGTCCCGGACGTCGTCGTGACTGTCTCTCCGAAGACGGCCACCGTGTCCGCGAACGGCTCCGTCTTCCTGTCCGCCGAGGTCACCGGCACCAGCAACACCTCGGTGCTGTGGACCGTGGTGGGTGGTGACGCCAACGGCTACGTCAGCAGCACGGGTCTGTACCTGGCCCCGAACAAGTCCGGCACGTTCACCGTGACGGCCACCAGCGTGGCGGACCCGACGAAGTCGGACTCGGCCACCATCACCGTGGACCCCATCGTCGTTCCGAACGTCACTGTGTCCGTCACTCCGAAGACGGCCACCGTGTCCGTGAACGGCTCCGTCAGCCTGTCCGCACAGGTCACCGGCGCCAGCAACACCGCGGTGCTGTGGACCGTGGTGGGTGGTGATGCCAACGGCTACGTCAGCACCACGGGCGTGTACCGCGCGCCGAACCAGGCGGGTACGTACACCGTGACGGCCACCAGCGTGGCGGACGCGTCCAAGTCGGACTCGGCCACCATCACCGTGGAGCCGATTGTCGTCCCGACCGTCACTGTGTCCGTCACTCCGAAGACGGCCACGGTGGCCCAGGGTGGCTCCGTCAAGCTGTCCGCCGCGGTCACCGGCAGCAGCAACACCGCGGTGCAGTGGACGGTGGCGGGTGGCGACGCCAACGGCTACGTCAGCACCACGGGCACGTACCTGGCTCCGAACCAGGCGGGTACGTTCACCGTGACGGCCACCAGCGTGGCGGACCCGACGAAGTCCGACTCGGCCACCATCACCGTGGACCCGATTGTCGTCCCGAACGTCGCTGTGTCCGTCACTCCGAAGACGGCCACGGTGGCCCAGGACGGCTCCGTCAAGCTGACCGCACAGGTCACCGGCACCAGCAACACCGCGGTGCTGTGGACCGTGGTGGGTGGTGACGCCAACGGCTTCGTCAGCACCACGGGCACGTACCGCGCGCCGGGCAGGGCGGGCACGTTCACCGTGACGGCGACCAGCGTGGCGGACTCGACGAAGTCCGACTCCGCGACCATCACCGTGGACCCCGTCGTGGGCCCGACGGTGGTTGTGGCCGTCACTCCGAAGACGGCCACTGTCGACCAGGGTGCCACCGTCAACCTCACGGCCGAAGTCACGGGCACCTCCCTCGTCGCGGTGACCTGGGCCGTGGAGGGCGGTGCGGCCAACGGCTCCGTCACCAGCTCCGGCGTGTATACGGCGCCGAACAAGCCGGGCACGTACACCGTGACGGCCACCAGCGTGGCGGATGCGTCGAAGAAGGACTCCGCCGTCATCACCGTGCCCGTCGCCGGTACGGTGAGCTACGTGGACCCCACGGGCACGGGCTGGCGGCTGGTGCGCAACGCCAGCCTGTCCTCGGGCAACACGCTGGTGCTGGACCTGGTGGGCCCCACGGGCCAGTCCGGCCGTGGTGCGGACCTGGCGCTGGCGCTGAACCCGGCCACCGCCGACTGGTCCACGGTGGGCGGCTCCGAGTACGTGGCCAACCAGGGCTACGACCTGGGCGCCGCGCCCCACCTGCTCAAGTCGGGTGTGAAGGGCAGCACGCTGAGCGTGGGCGTGTACCAGAAGGGCGCTCCGGCGCACGCGTACAACGGCGCGCTGCTGTCCGTGGCGCTGACCGTGAAGGCCACCGCCCAGACGCCGGCCGGCACCCTCGTGCCGCTGAACGTCCTCAAGGCGCACGCGCTGCCGGCCTCCGGCGCGCTGCAGGCCATCGACGTGGCGGTGGGTACCATCACCACCGCGCCGTAGTCCGGAGTCCGAAGCAGTGAGAGCGGCGGCCTTCCTCAGGGAAGGCCGCCGTTTTCTTTTGGTGCGCCCAGCATGGGCGTGGGAGCGAACCGCAAGTGGTGGCTGACTGCGAGGGAGGCTCTGGAGGAAGCGGGAAGCGAAAGCGCGGGTCGACGAACAGCTAGCGGCTACGAGGCGCTGGGCGTCAGGGCGAGCGGGCATGAAGCCGCGAAGCTCTCGCGATGGGTCGCGATAGGGACGGGCCTTGAGGCCCTCCCCCCGCGCGGATTCGGACAGGCGGAACTACCCTGAAGCGGGTTAGCGCGTGCGCAACTCGCGGAAGGTGATGCCGTCCAGCTCCAGCCGGCGCACGGCCTCCATGAATCGCTCGGTGCCAATCATCATCGTTGCGAAGTTCCCCACTCGGAACAGGTCCAGCTCCGGCGGAAGGGATGCCGCGTCGAGAATGGGCTCATCTGGTCGCCTGAAGCCGTGCCGGCCACAGGTGGGGCAGGGGGGCGGCACGTCCGGAGGGATGCAGTCCGGATGGAGGCGGCCGTGTGGCTCTATCTGAAGCTCCAGCAGTTCCGGAGCGTCCTTCTTGCGGAACCGCAGCGCCGTGCGGCAGCCGAGCAATCCTCGCACGCCTTCCGCTTGGAGACGCTCCAACGCATCCCGACGCAGGAGAAGCTTCCTCCCGACTACCCACACGATGGGACCGAACGTCCCGGAGGCGCGGCCCACCAGCGGGCCGAAGCCGGTGCCGGGTGGAAGCTCGGCATTCGGGGGCGCCAGGGGACGCACCAGCTCGCGTAGGCGCGCGAACTCGGGGAAGGGCTCAGGTCGGGCCTTCTCGAACTCGCGGTGCTCGGGTAGCTGTGAAAGGTCAATGGATGGGTATTCGTGGCCCACGTCGCTCCAGGTGACACCGCACGCGTGACACCTCACGCCGGGCAGCACCAACTTGTGCCACGCATCGATTTCCCCGCCGTGCTTCGCTGTGACCGCTCTGTCTTCAGTCAGCCAGAAGAATCGCGTCATCCGTCCTCACGCTCCCGGGCGGGAATAGTAGGGCTGAATGGGACCGCCAATGAGCTGGAAGCGGTGGATGAGCTCTCCGGCGTGCTTGTAGATCTCCTCGGGTGGGGCTCGTGGGTGCAGATCGATGAACTCACGCCAGGCGTCATTCCATGCCCCGCCGCGCCCGGTACCGTCGTGAATCCTCCTGTGGAGGTCACGCGGAATAGGCATGGTGTAGTCATGGATCTTGATGCCTTGCTGCTCGAACCACAGCGCAAGGTCTTGGGCCTGGGGAAAGATGTGGTGCTTCTCCCAGCGCCCAGGCGAGAGCTGGCGTGAAGGGGGAATGAGCCGGTCAGGGGCCCCGTCCCAGTTGGGGAAGACCATGACGGCGCCACGAGGGAGATTCTGCGCGGCTCCCCAGTTTCGCTGCGGACCCATACCCGGAGCCGCGGCCGCTGCAGGCGGGCGCGTGGGTGGGAAACGCGCCAGTTCGACGTCACCGGGCAGGTCTCCGCAGCGGTAGAAGCCGCAGGCGTCACCCAGGCACAACAGCGTGATGCATTGGTCGTCCTCGGGCGCGTGGCACTCCAGCTCCGCCTCCTCCCAGGCTTGCTGCATGGGAGCGCTGACGGTGGCGCAACCCAGCCAGGAGAGGGCGAGCCACGAAAGACAGAAAGCATGGAGGGTTCTCATCACTGGCGAACCCTACCATTCTGTCTGTCCTTCCCTTGCGGAGGCGGACCGTGTCGCGCCCGGGCTCAGCCCCCGGACTGGCGGCCTTCAATCGCGCACAGGAGCACCGCGGCGGCGATACCCAGGCGGCGGTCCAGCCGGCCTTCCCGGTCCATGGAGTAGTCGAGGTCGATCTTCTGGATGAACGGGTTGAAGCGCTGGGTGAAGGTGAGCACCGGCGCGCCGCCCACGTTGCCGCTGAAGGTCTGCGGGATGAGGTTGGTGAGGAAGCGGCGGACGAGCGCCATCACCATGCTGTCCTCCTCAATCTTCCCCCGCTCCTGGTCGTTCGCGTCGAGGATGAGCCACTCGTCGCGGAGGATGGAGCGCAGGCCCTTGCGGCGCAGCGCGCCCACGCGCTCGCCGGTGGCTGCGTCGGTGACGTCGTACGTGGCGCCGAAGTCCAGGATGCTGCGCGCCTTGATGGTGAGCAGCTCGTCCTGCATGTCCTCGCTGCCGTAGATGCGCAGGTCCTCCTTCAGCTTGAAGGCCTTCATCTTCGAGTAGAAGGCGACGTTGCCCGCCTCGTCGTAGATGTGGAACGCGCCGCCGAACAGCTTGAAGAACTGACGGCGAATCATGTAGCGGCTCTGGCCGAAGCGGCCGCGAGCCAGGTCACTGCGAGAGCGGGGCGTGAGTGCGGTGGACATGGCGTTCCACCTACCGCGAAGTGGGGGCGCGCGAACAGGGGGCCCCCACCTGTCGGGTCCAGGCTTAGCGGGAAGGCGGGTATTTCTGCAGCTTCCGTTGCAGGGAGCGCCGGTGGATGCCGAGCTTCCGTGCGGCCTCGGAGATGTTGCCACCAGAGTCGGCGAGCACGCGGTTGATGTGCTCCCACTCGGCGCGTGCGAGCGAGGGCGCCTCGAAGCTCTCCGGCGCCGCGACGGCGGGCTCACCGGAGGCACGGGCGAAGGCCGCGAGGAGGTCGTCCACGTCCGCGGGCTTGGGGAGGTAGTTCACCGCGCCCAGGCGGATGGCGTCCACCGTGGTGGCGATGCTGCCGTAGCCCGTGAGGACGACGACGCGCGTGGAGGCGTCCACGGCGAGCAAATCCCTCACCAGCTCCAGGCCGCTGCGGCCGGGCATGCGCAGGTCCACGACGGCGTACTCGGGTGACTCGCGGCGCGCGGCGGCGAGGGCCGCGTCGTAGTCCCCGGCCGTGGTGACGTCCCAGCCCCGCTCGCGGAAGGCACGGGCCAGCCGCTCGCGCAGCGTCGCATCGTCGTCCACGAGGAGGAGGCTGGGGTGCTGTGCTCCGGCC contains these protein-coding regions:
- a CDS encoding beta strand repeat-containing protein; protein product: MKLIVPLLIGALAACTDPDSGPVTVTPKSVTVKAGEKTTFSAAVQDAEDPRVLWSVEGGDSHGTITSTGVYTAPAEAGTYTVVATNAVDTSKTDTATVKVEAVQTPTVIVKVTPGTVSIGQGTTTQLTAEVSGSSITAVQWSVEGGDTNGLVSSTGVYLAPHKSGTFTVTATSVADPSKKASAAVTVEPVVVEEVVVAVSPATATTTWGGSVSLTAEVTGTNNLTVLWSVEGGDANGFVSSTGVYRAPNKSGTFTVTATSVADPSKKASAAVTVNPVVVEDVVVAVSPKTATVAQDGSASLSAQVTGTNLTAVQWAVVGGDENGTVSSTGTYRAPRRAGTFTVTATSVADASKSDSATITVEPIVVPDVVVTVSPKTATVSANGSVSLSAQVTGASVTAVQWAVVGGDANGTVSSTGTYRAPNQAGTYTVTATSVADASKSDSATITVEPIVVPGVAVTVSPKTATVSANGSVSLSAEVTGTSVTAVQWAVVGGDANGTVSSTGTYRAPNRAGTFTVTATSVADASKSDSATITVEPIVVPDVVVTVSPKTATVSANGSVFLSAEVTGTSNTSVLWTVVGGDANGYVSSTGLYLAPNKSGTFTVTATSVADPTKSDSATITVDPIVVPNVTVSVTPKTATVSVNGSVSLSAQVTGASNTAVLWTVVGGDANGYVSTTGVYRAPNQAGTYTVTATSVADASKSDSATITVEPIVVPTVTVSVTPKTATVAQGGSVKLSAAVTGSSNTAVQWTVAGGDANGYVSTTGTYLAPNQAGTFTVTATSVADPTKSDSATITVDPIVVPNVAVSVTPKTATVAQDGSVKLTAQVTGTSNTAVLWTVVGGDANGFVSTTGTYRAPGRAGTFTVTATSVADSTKSDSATITVDPVVGPTVVVAVTPKTATVDQGATVNLTAEVTGTSLVAVTWAVEGGAANGSVTSSGVYTAPNKPGTYTVTATSVADASKKDSAVITVPVAGTVSYVDPTGTGWRLVRNASLSSGNTLVLDLVGPTGQSGRGADLALALNPATADWSTVGGSEYVANQGYDLGAAPHLLKSGVKGSTLSVGVYQKGAPAHAYNGALLSVALTVKATAQTPAGTLVPLNVLKAHALPASGALQAIDVAVGTITTAP
- a CDS encoding response regulator transcription factor, yielding MSTAGAQHPSLLLVDDDATLRERLARAFRERGWDVTTAGDYDAALAAARRESPEYAVVDLRMPGRSGLELVRDLLAVDASTRVVVLTGYGSIATTVDAIRLGAVNYLPKPADVDDLLAAFARASGEPAVAAPESFEAPSLARAEWEHINRVLADSGGNISEAARKLGIHRRSLQRKLQKYPPSR
- a CDS encoding double-CXXCG motif protein; this translates as MTRFFWLTEDRAVTAKHGGEIDAWHKLVLPGVRCHACGVTWSDVGHEYPSIDLSQLPEHREFEKARPEPFPEFARLRELVRPLAPPNAELPPGTGFGPLVGRASGTFGPIVWVVGRKLLLRRDALERLQAEGVRGLLGCRTALRFRKKDAPELLELQIEPHGRLHPDCIPPDVPPPCPTCGRHGFRRPDEPILDAASLPPELDLFRVGNFATMMIGTERFMEAVRRLELDGITFRELRTR
- a CDS encoding TIGR02269 family lipoprotein; this encodes MRTLHAFCLSWLALSWLGCATVSAPMQQAWEEAELECHAPEDDQCITLLCLGDACGFYRCGDLPGDVELARFPPTRPPAAAAAPGMGPQRNWGAAQNLPRGAVMVFPNWDGAPDRLIPPSRQLSPGRWEKHHIFPQAQDLALWFEQQGIKIHDYTMPIPRDLHRRIHDGTGRGGAWNDAWREFIDLHPRAPPEEIYKHAGELIHRFQLIGGPIQPYYSRPGA
- a CDS encoding M4 family metallopeptidase, which encodes MLAQLKAQEPARVAQSLASLKAQGQKLGLGSRDDFTLSSSSTDSFGQTHARFAQTYQGVPVWGAMAITHQGLSAGDISITSDGLRKGIRLDVTPTLDAKSALTKATQELAPKGEFSITPDSELIVYPQTRLVNRYPGKPAAKQNAADFTTEVVAYKLAYHVHTELENPKDGVKHTDFIVDAHSGEVLKKWNSLQTAAAKGLGHSQYSGDVQLDVFQNAQGAFELRDVTRTGGEGIRTYDINHAAVQNGVVPTLTLYTDPDNVWGDGLNYIVGANNTLSTNGQTAAVDAHFGLLATWDFYKKIFGRNGIDGFGSPTYNRVHASNAYDNAFWSDGCFCMSYGDGSYPAAGGFKSMGVLDVTGHEMSHGVTSHTAGLIYEGESGGLNESSSDIFGTMTEFWVANGRGSTIGDTGGNWLMAEQLSEFPLRVMFRPSLDGLSVDAWFPGIGNIDVHFSSGPMNRAYYFLSQGVQPLVVGTDYSSTYLPAGMRGIGNDKAAAIWYRALTVYMFPSSNYLSARTSSLQAAADLFGAQSNEYRAVQNAFAAINVGYTAETYDDRTAPTVVASVSGSSPNLQLRAQADDNVGVARVELYVDGALAGNVSAQPYQFPLDATSLSNGAHQLVAVAYDAAGNYAASAPASFTVANSFEQLLTDPGFELAGQGWTADPPENINFPAAGGHSGQGYVWLNGWGTTHVDKLWQDVTIPAGVTRAALTFYLNLSTAETTTTAVRDTLTLQVRNTSGTVLGTVATWSNLDANLGWTQQSVDLTAYAGQTVRIYVEGNENASLATNFQLDDFSLRVTHAADAETPRVAANVVFSGTRVGYLADVSDNGFVNAVEFLVDGVSLGNSVKSFSRTVNLSTLTGGAHTLVARATDAGGNVGNSPAVTFYVDTTATQRVLNPSFETSASWTTATTVSGSTGIFSSASFAHTGSRFYIFWTSGPVRHSVRQSVAIPATATSAIFSFWLRIYNGGFTDALPHHTFSAKVRDSAGTELATLKTLSQADDTNAEYFQHRFDLTQYKGQTVQLFFDVDQTEAMHDPDGDVQFFLDDVNLVTSTQADVQSPTLSAAVEGSYGTVQLTASVSDNVWTNSLEFLVDDAPVTSFTNVQGIYAAAFDTSTLTNGPHQFKARATDKAGNVTERVVSFEVHNSTVEDTGAPHITASLEGMFENYTLRAEATDDTGVAYVEFYVDGALKGKTSYEPYTLPLFPIPLAAGEHVLEAVAYDAYGKSSKATTTFTLQPVTVEFAVAQVVLPVGGSVALQASVANAVNTAVTWSVAEGRICGTVSAAGLYAAPVVRGLCHVSAASVVVPTAKAVAAIQVYTGDINGDSVVDGEDMGLLAQDYGTNGSEETNLDGAGSVNDNDITLFVSQFGR